ATCGCGCGACAAAGGGTCCATCGCGGGCCCTTCGAAGCGCGAGTCCAGTCGGCCGGTCGTGATGTCCGAGGGGTCCTGCAGGTACTTGGAGAACTCGGCTCCGGTGAGGCGCAGGTTCGCTTTGAGCCAGAGCGCAGCGGGAACGCCGGTGTAGCTTTCGAGCTTGGCGGCGACCGCTGATTTCTTATCCGCGCTCAGGTCGGCGCCTTGCAATAGAGCCGCCGCGTAGTCGGTCAGCGCATACTGCTCGACCTCGTGAATCCACGGCTCGAGTGTGGCGGGTTGATTCGGAACCTTGTGGTGGTACCACGCCGTCGCGGCGAAGCTTGGCAGCGCAAGGAAGAAGCCGTTCTCCGTGCCGGGATTCGAGTCCGGCCCATCGGCCGAGTTGTCGAAGCTGAGAATCTGGCTGAGGAAGACAACACCGTTGAGATCGACGCCATGACGCTGGAGCGCTCTGGCGAGCACCGCATCGCGCGTAGTGCCGTAGCTCTCGCCAAACAGGAACTTGGCTGAATCCCAACGATTGTATTTCGTTAGAAAGCGGCGGATAAAGCGGTCGAACGCGGCTGCATCGCCGTCAATGCCGTAGAAGGCCTTGAAAGCGTCCTTGCCTTCTACGCGGCTGTAACCTGTGCCGGGCGCGTCAATAAAGACGAGGTCGGCAGCGTCGAGCAGACAATACGGGTTGGGTGCGATCTGATACGGTCCGCCGACTGGATGCTGCAGATCAGGAATCTGCACGCGCACTGGCCCCATGCTGGTCATGCGCAGGTACATCGTCGCCGAGCCCGGGCCGCCGTTGTAGAGGAAGACGATCGGGCGGGTGCGCGCGTCGGCGTCTTTGGCGAAGTAAGCGGTGTAGAAGATACGCGCAGTTGCCGGCCTGTCTTCCGGTTTTGCGGGCAACTCCACGCCCGAGTTGGGCAGGATCGTACCGTCGAGCGCGATTATCGCGTCCTGGCTGTCGGTCGCGCCTACTGTCAGCATTCCGGCGACGGCGCGGAAGGCGATCGCCTTTCCGCCTTCGACTGCGACGCTGCCTTCGGTGACGGAGTCCGCCGGAAGGGCCATGCTGTGCTTATCAGCTTCGCTGGTCACCGTCGAGGTTGTCGTGGTGGTCGACTTCTGGGGCGTCTGCTGCGCAAATGCAGGGCAGACGGCAATCATGAGAGCGGATACAGCCAGACTCAATTTCACACAATGCTTCACGCGCGCAGGTCCTCCAGAGAGCTTGTAAATTGCCCAACTTTGTGGAAGTTTGATTTTATGCGAGCGGAAGAGATTCCAGCTTACTAACTTCGACGAGCGTCGAGTAGAAGGTCGCGCCGCCGCCGATGTCGGTAAGCCGTTGGCTGGTGAGCTCGTTCACATTGACGCCATTATGTGAGAGCTTCTGCCAGTCCAGCCGCGAGGCGACGGTGCCCAGCGGAATGGACTCGCTGATTCGCGCGGTGAGCTGAATCTGGCCGCGATCGTTCCAGACGCGGACCGTGTCCCCTCCGGAGATCCCGCGCACTGCAGCATCCTCGGCGCGCATCTCAATCATGCCTGCAGCGCGGCTCTCCATCTTGCGATGATTCGGCAGGTTGGCGAAGGTGGTGTTCATATAGTTGTCGCCCTTGCGCGCCAGCATCTCGAGCGGGAACCTTGCCGCCGCTTCGGTGTTCGCGCGCGACTCTGTGGCGGCGTGCCACTCTGGCAGCGGCAGGAGGTTCGCGCGCCGGTCGGGTGTCTGGAACCACTCGTGCGTGCTGAAGGGAAGCACCTCACCGCGTTCGTTCTTTGGCAGAGCGAGCGGAGCCATCCCTTCGCGCTCTAGCCGATCCTTTGTGATGCCTTTGAACCAGGGATGCGTGCTGTCGAGAGCCTGCGCGATCAAATCATCTTCGCCTTCTCGAAACGCCTGCTCTTCGAACCCCATGCGGCGGCCGAGTTCGGCAAAGATCTGCACGTTCGTGCGCGCCTCACCGAGCGGCGCAATCGCCGGCTGCGAGATCTGCGCGAAGTAGTGTCCGTACGCGCCCATCAGTTCCTTGTGTTCGAGGAACGTGGTCGCGGGAAGCACGATGTCGGCGTAGTCCGTCGTGTCGGTGAAGAACTGCTCGTGTACGACGACGAAGAGATCGTCGCGGCGGAGTCCTTCGTGCACCCGCTCCGAGTCCGGCGCCACAGCAGCAGCATTGCAGTTATAGACGAACAGCGCTTTCACCGGAGGATCATTCAGTTGCGTCAGCGCGTCGCCGAGCTGGTTCATATTGACGGTGCGGGCAGCGCGGCCAAGCGGGCTGG
The genomic region above belongs to Acidobacteriaceae bacterium and contains:
- a CDS encoding peptidase S10; amino-acid sequence: MKLSLAVSALMIAVCPAFAQQTPQKSTTTTTSTVTSEADKHSMALPADSVTEGSVAVEGGKAIAFRAVAGMLTVGATDSQDAIIALDGTILPNSGVELPAKPEDRPATARIFYTAYFAKDADARTRPIVFLYNGGPGSATMYLRMTSMGPVRVQIPDLQHPVGGPYQIAPNPYCLLDAADLVFIDAPGTGYSRVEGKDAFKAFYGIDGDAAAFDRFIRRFLTKYNRWDSAKFLFGESYGTTRDAVLARALQRHGVDLNGVVFLSQILSFDNSADGPDSNPGTENGFFLALPSFAATAWYHHKVPNQPATLEPWIHEVEQYALTDYAAALLQGADLSADKKSAVAAKLESYTGVPAALWLKANLRLTGAEFSKYLQDPSDITTGRLDSRFEGPAMDPLSRDADYDPFSDSIESAILAAMNTYAHETLKFGENMTYKPSAREPGFNWEMKHHAYGPQGWDGTSTNVMGDIAYTMKVNPHMHVLLMGGYFDFGTLYFGATYEMKHLPIPQELQKNIEYKFFPTGHMVYVNEDALHALHDRTAQFIRENAGGR